AATTAGATAAATTAAATGTTGAATCTGTAGATATGATGATTAATAAAGACAGAGACCCTGAACAGATGACTATTCAATGGGAAAAACATTTAGAAGAAGCTTTAGATGTTTCTAATGAAAATACTATAGAAAAAGAGTGGGAGAGATCAAATAATAAAGCAGATGAACTATTGAAAGATAACTCTACCAAGAAAAAAGGACTTTATATATTTAGCTACATAAATGGAAAAATAACTGCAAGTGGGAATAACTCATATGGAGATAATTTCTTCAATAAAGCAGGAATAGAAAATGTAGCTAAGGATCTACAGGGATGTAAAGAAGTGAGTATGGAACAAATCTATGAATGGAATCCTGATATTGTTTTCATATTTTTAGGTATGCCTGCAACACCTATTATTAATAATAAAGCAACAAATCAAGATTGGTCCTTGATTCAGGCATATAAGGATAAAGCTATTTATGATATTCCACAAGCGGTTTATTCCTGGGGTGCGCCAAGTGCAGATTCACCTGTAATGCCATTATGGCTTATTTCAAAAACTTATCCTGATTTAATGAATAGAGATGATTTCATCACTTACTTAAAAGGATATTACAATAGAATCTATGATATAGAATTAAATGATACTTTAGTTGAGGACATATTGAAACCTAAAGAAGTAAAAGGAAAATAAAGAAATGAATATAAAAAAAAATAGTACTATGACATCTTATAAAAATGTAGCTTTTCTAGTAGTAATATTATTGATTATAGTGAGTTGTATATCTTTGTTAGTAGGTCGTTATGACATATCAATAAGTGATATCATTAAAATATTCAGTGCCAAGATTAATAACTCCAGTTTACCTGATAAGTTAGAAATTTCTTCTTACATAATATGGGATATAAGGATACCACGAATTATTTTAGCTGGAATGGTAGGGGCTTGTATTGCTATAGCAGGTACCTGTATGCAAGGATTATTACAAAACCCCCTTGTCAGTCCTGATGTTCTTGGAGTTTCTTCAGGAGCTGGATTCGGTGCGGCGCTTGGAATTATATTGACCTCCAATAATTTAATCACTATACAGATTTTATCATTTGCATTTGGAATTACCAGTATGGCTTTAGTTTTTCTGTTTTCAAAAGGTAGAAAAGATCAATCTATTCTATCAATCATATTAAGTGGGATTATAGTATCTTCTGTATTTACATCCTTGATATCAATAACAAAATATGTTGCTGATGCAGAAGAGAAATTGCCAGCTATAACTTTTTGGCTTATGGGAAGTTTTTCTAATGCTTCTTATGACCAGATTAAAATTATCATATTACCTGTGATGATTGGAATCGTAGGGTTAACAATACTTAGATGGAAGATTAATATATTGTCTTTAGGTGATGATGAAGCATTTACAATGGGGATTAATCCTAAGAGGCTTAGGTGGATTATTATCATATTATGTACTGTCATGGTTTCTTCAACTGTTACAGTAGCAGGAATTATTGGATGGATAGGTTTAGTAATTCCTCATATATGCAGAAAGATAATTGGATATAATCACGGATATTTGGTTCCATTATCAGGTTTAACAGGAGCAGCTTTTTTAATAATAGTTGATTGTTTAGCAAGAAATATCAGTTCTTCAGAAATACCTATTGGTATATTGACAGCTTTAATAGGTGCTCCAATTTTTGCTTTTTTATTTATGTACAAGAGAGGTGAGATATAATGCTGTTAAAACTAAAGAATTGCTATTATTCTTATAAACCTAATGTTCCTATACTAAAAGATATCAGTTTTACTTTGGATGAAGGAGAAATTCTTGCAATAATGGGTTGTAATGGAATAGGTAAGACTACCTTGTTGAAATGTATTGCTGGAATTTTGAAATGGGATAAAGGAACTTGTATATTCAATGGACAAAATACTATTGATGCTGACCGTATAAAAGACATTGGTTATGTACCTCAAGCAAGGAAATTACCATTTTCTTATTTAGTAAAAGATTTGGTTGTATTTGGGAGAAATGGAACCCACAATTATTTTCAATCACCAAAAAAAGAGGATTACGATATAGTAGATGACATTCTAAATGAATTAGGTATCTATCATATAAGAAATTCCTATTGCAATGAATTGAGCGGTGGGCAACTGCAGATGGTGTTCATAGCCAAGGCTTTGTCCTCATTTCCAAAGTTATTGATATTAGATGAACCAGAATCACATTTAGATTTTTATAATCAATTCAAAGTATTGCACACAATAAGTAAATTAGCTAAGAAGCAGGGTATAAGTACAATAATTAATTCACATTATCCTAACAATGTAATGAAGATTGCAAATAAGTGCTTAGTTTTAAGTAAGGATAAATATACTTGCGGAGATATCAGTAGTATAATGACAGAAAAAACAATGAAAGAATATTTTTATGTTAATTCTAAACTCATTGACTTGCATTATAATAATAAAAATGTACCATCATTTGTATTTTTAGGTACTTGATGGAGGAGGTTAAAAATGAAAAAGAAAATCCTAATCTTAGTAAGTGTAATCGTATTAATTATTATTCTAATACCTATTTTGACAGGTAACTTAGAAAAAGAAACATTGAATCAACAAACAAGGGCTAGATTAGAAGGAAGTTTTATTGAGCTATCAAATGGATATACTCATTATGAATTGAAAGGACCTGAGGACGGTAAAACCATTATCTTAGTACATGGTAATGCTGCACCATATTTTACATGGGATAACAATATAGATGCACTAGCTGATGCTGGATTCAGAGTTCTTAGATATGATGTGTATGGTCATGGATATTCTGATAGACCTAAGCTAAGGAAATACGATAGAGAATTATACGATGAACAGCTGGTTGAACTAAAAGAGAAATTAAACATAACAGGACCTGTTTATATGATTGGTACATCTCAAGGGGGCTGCATAACTACTTATTTTGCAGCATCACACCCTGAAGAGGTAGAGAAGGTAGCTTTACTTTCACCGCTTTTTGATACTTTTCCTGGCAAAAACAGAGTAAATCTGCTGAAAACTAGATTTATAGGTGAATATATGATGAATGTAAGTGGAGATAAAATGTTGACAGACCCTTCAAAGGTATTATATTCAGATGAGAAAAAACAAGAACTTACTGATAAATTAAAGAAACAGATTAGTTTTAAAGGGAAAAAAAGAGCAGTTTTAGCTAATATGAGAGGTAATGCTATAGATGATGCTACTATCTACTATGAAAAACTAGGAGAACAAGAGATACCTATTCTGTTGACTTGGGGAGAAAACGATAAGAAAAACACAAAAGAATCCATGGAAAAATTACAGCAGTTAATTCCAAAAATACAATACCATGAGATAGAGAAAGCGTCTCATTTAGCACATTATGAATTTCCAGAGGTAATCAATAAACTGTTAATTGATTATCTGAATCAATAAAACTACTGTCAAACAAAGAAAAAGTATTGAATTTATTTGTTTTAATTTATCAATTGTTAAGTTCAATATATTTAGTTGAAGAAGATAGCACGGGATTGATATTATAGACCAATCCTGTGCTATAAAATTATAGATACAGAAATATAAAAGTAATTATAGACATTGATAAATTTATATGATATACTTTGTATTGAAATTGATATTCATTATTAATAATATTTTATGGTTATAACTTGATAATTAATAGTTTTGCATCTCACTTATTGAAAAGCATAATTATATATGTTAATATTATCAAAAAAGTATAACATGGAGTGAGAAAATGGCAAAATTCCAAAGAAAAACTCGGCAAGAAAGAGAGACAGAAATAAAAGAAGCAGCACTGGATGTATTTGTTAACAAAGGCTATCGTAATACAACCATGGAAGATATTATTGCTGGAACAACCCTTTCAAAAGGTGGAGTATATAGATATTTTTCTAGTCCTAAAGAAATAATGATTGCTATTATGCGAGATGGTAACGATGTCGATAATAAATTCTTTAGAGAAATTCGCCAAGAAATTAACAGCAAAGAGGACATTTGTAATTTATTAGCTGATAGATCTTTAGATAAAATATTAAGTACATCCCCACAAAAAAAATTATATCTAATGTTTATATATGAAATATTATACGATAAAAAACTAGAGAATATATTTTTAGGATTTGAAAAACAGACTTTTATACAACTGGAAAATTTATTTGGTGATAAAATATCTTTTTTCAAGGATAAAAATCAAGAAATGAATAGACTCTTTATGAGTAGATTGATAAATGCTTTGTTATTTGTGCATGCTCTTTTTTCTGATAAACAAATTTTAGAAAGTAATAAGGATTATCTTCATAAAATATTCTTTGATTTTTATAATGAGTATTTATAAAAAACTAGCTTTAATTAAGGTAGAAAAATTTTTGCTTTTTAAGTGACGTTGACGTCACCAACATATTTATAGTTATTTAATTTTTTATGATTACTTAGTATTTTTACTTATAATCAGTTGATTATTTAATGAAGGAGGAAGTTTATATGAGCGAAAACAGAAAAGCATTATTGGAACTTAACATGGGCAAGTTATTCATGAAACTTGCTGTACCAGGTATTATTGGAATGTTAGCCGTAGGATTATACAATATGGTGGATGCAATATTTGTAGGACAGTTTGTAAGTGGGGCAGGAGTTGGAGCAATAACTATGGCTTATAATGTTGTATTAGTTAACCAAGCTATACTTACTTTATTTGCAACAGGAGCAATGTCCCTTTTATCAAGAGCAATCGGAGAAAAAGATGAAGAAACTATTGATAAACTATTTGGAAATGTTTTTATAGGTGTAGCCATATTATCAGTAATACTAACTCTTGTAGTCTATAATTTTGCAACCCCCATACTGCATTTTTTGGGTGCTAGAGATGATATCTTGGTTTTAGGTGAAAAATACATAAAAATAATTTCTTTAGGATTCATAGTTGCTGGTATAGGACCAGCTCTCAATATGCTTATCCGTGGTGAGGGTAAGATGAAATCTGCAATGACAATAGTTTTTGTTGGTATGGTTATCAATATTATCTTGGACCCTATTTTTATTAAGGTATTTGATATGGGAATAGAGGGTGCTGCAATAGCCACAGTTATCAGTCAAATCATATATTTGATAGGTGATTTAATTTACTTCAAATCTGGAAGAAGCGTCATTAAGCTAAGGAAAAAAAGTTTTAGGCTTTCCATGGATATTATGCCTAAGATATTAAGTGTCGGTTTTTCAGGAATGTTAATGCAATTTATGTCCGCAATACAATTAGCTATATTACTTAGGTTAATGTCATCATATGGGGGTAATGATAGTATTATTGTCCTTAGTTCAGCTCAAAGAATAATGATGTTTGCTTTTATACCAATGTGGGGGATAGGTCAAGGATTACAGCCGGTACTGGGAGCCAACTATGGTGCTAAACAATATGCAAGGGTAAAAGAAGCATTTTCATCATTTACAAAGATAGCTACTGGAATATCAGGTGTATTATGGTTATTATTCATGTTATTACCAAAGTTCATACTAAGCTGGTTTATTACAGACCAAGCTTTGGTATCATCTGGTGCCAATAGCTTTAGAATGTTTTTAAGTGTATTTGTACTATACGGATTCATGATTACAGCTATCACATTTTTCCAAGCACTTGGTAAAGCAGGTAAAGCTGCATTGATAGTTATGGGAAGACAAGTACTGTTCTTCATCCCAATATCACTGATTTTACCATTATTCATGAAAGAAACTGGTGTATGGTTATCATTGCCTATTGGTGACTTTTTGACTATTAGTTTAGCTGGTATTTTCACTATAGGAGAATTTGGAATTCTAAATCGTCAGATAAAAGGGTATAAGACAGAATTAGCTAAATAAGATATGTAATAAAAGTTAATAGATTTTATTTCAAATTATATTTTAATGATAATAAAAACGTTATATTTATTAAAGGTAAAACTGATAGATTTTTAATAATCTTATCAGTTTTTCTTGTTAGCTTTTGTAAGTATCAATTAGAATCCTCATCTATATCATATAGCATAAATCATCAGTAGTTTGGTAGAATATTTTCTTTTATTCTTATATCTATCTTAGTGTAATATTTATCTTTGTTAGGATATTCATTTTTAATAATATAATTGAACATAAGTTTTGCAGACACATAACCTTGATCAAAGACATTCTGGCATATAGTAGCATCAATAGTATCTTCAATGACATATTCAAGGGTTCTTGGCAAATCACCAAAAGTTATTACACATATCTTTCTTTCTAACTTTAATTCTTTCAATGCTTTAACTACTCCATAAATACCACTACCTGTTATGTAAAGGGCATTAAGATCTTTATACTCCTTGAGTATTCTAAGTGTCTGTAAATAAGAATCTATATCGTCGTCATTATTTTCACAAATCTCAACTATATCAAAATCGTGACTTCTTTTTTTGGCATTATTTATAAATCCTTCTACACGCTGACTTTGGCTTAGTGATTTGGTAGAACCAGTAATAATTGCTAATTTGAACTTTCTATTATTAATGAGTGCCATCATGCCTTCAGCTGTTTTCCCACTTTGATAATAATCGTGACCAACATAGCATAGGCGTTTAGATTTTTCAATATCAGAATTAAGTGTAATAACAGGAATTTTGTTTTCAGTCAATTGGATTATCTTATTTTTTATTTTTTCTGTATTAACTGGAGATATCAATAATCCATTCATACCTTTTTTTTCTAATTCCTCTATATATTTTAGTTGGTTATATTCGTCAAGTCCATAGGTTTGAAAAATCTCCAATTGAATACCATAATTGCTGAATTCTTCTTGAGCCAATAACAAACCTGATTTCATATTATCAAAAAAATAATTTTGATTTGCAGGTATTATAATACCTACAGTAGTTCGTTTTTTTGTTCTAGCTAATGCTGATGCAGCTGTATTTGGTGTATACCCAAGCTCTGCAGCTATTTTTTTAATTCTTGCACTAACTTCTGGACTAACGCCACCTCTATTATGAAGTGCTCTATCAACCGTTCCTCTAGATACATTGGCAAGTTTAGCTATTTGTTCCGAAGTAATTGCCATAAATTTGCCTCCTTAATTATTATTACGTGTACGAGAACACATAACTATCATCCATATAACACAAAACATTTATATCAAATGTTTTTGACTATCATATTAAATTATAGCATTAAATAATAAATTTGCAAGTGTTTGTGTAAATAAAACACTATTGACAATCAATAGGTATGGTTGTATAATATACACAATCCGTGCACGTGAACGGAGACGTCAAATATTATTATTGACCAAAGGAGGAAGGAAAATATGAAAAAAAGCTTTAAAGTTTTATGTTTGATAGTTAGTATGATGTTAATGGTAAGTATATTGGGGGCTTGCTCTAAGAATGAAACTTCAAAAAATGATACTAATGCTAGTAAATCAGAAGAAAACAAAGACAATAAGTCAAAAGACACTACTACTAGTAAAAAAGAGAAATTTAAAATTGTAATGGTTGCTAAACATGAAGGAATTCCATGGTTTGATGATATGCGATTAGGCGTTAATGATTTTGGTGAAAAATATGCTGATTTGGTTGAGGCTAAACAAATTGCCCCTGAAGGTGGCGACCCAGCTAAACAAGTTCAAATGGTTGAAGATCTTATTGCTCAAGGAGTAGATGCTATTATAGTAGTTCCAAATGACCCTCAATCAATGAAACCGGTACTTCAAAAAGCTAAGGATAAAGGAATTATCACTATTAGCCATGAAGCTACTAATTTAACAGATGTTGTAGATTATGATATTGAAGCTTTCAAAAATGAAGATTTCGGTAGACTTATGTTTGAAAATCTTGCAACAGCAATGGAAGGTAAAGGAAAATTTGTGGCAATGGTTGGAGGATTAACAATGCAAACACATATGGAATGGTATAATGCAGGAATGGAATATCTTGCAGAAAACTATCCAGAGATGGAAGCAGTATCTGATCAACCTTATGAAGACAAAAATGATGATACAATAGCAAGAGATAAGGCATTAGAAATATTAAAAGCTTATCCAGATATAAAAGGCTTTGTTGGAACATCAGTTTCATCTGGAAGTAATTTTGCTGCAGTATTAAAAGAAAAAAATAGAAAAGATGTAGCTGTAGTCAGTTTAGGTATACCATCAGTTTCATCCGCTTACATAAATGAAGGTTATATGAATCATGCACAATGTTGGAGACCAGCAGATGTAGGTTATGCTAGTTGCGCTGCTGCATTAAAAATTCTTCAAGGTGATACAATAGATAATGATACTAATTTAGAGGCACCTGGATATGAAAATATAGTAATTGATGAAGAAAAGAAAATAATTTATGGTGATGCTCCTATGATTCTTAAAGAAGGTCAATATGAGGATGGAAATTATCCTTTCTAATTAGATTCAAGACATTAACTGAGATTGTTCTCAGTTAATGTCTCTACAATTTTATGTAATTGAAGGAGGCAATTAATGTGTCAAAACCAATACTAATTGCGAAAAATATATACAAGTCATTTGGAGGGATAAAAGCTCTAAAAGGTGTTGATTTAAACATTAACGAAGGAGAAATTAGGTGTATAGCAGGTGAGAATGGATGCGGCAAATCTACAATCGTTAAAATAGCAAGTGGTGTTTATAAAGCGGACTCTGGTACAATTCAAATTAACGGGCACATGTATGAAGAATTGAATCCTATTACAAGTATCAATGAAGGTATACAAGTCATATATCAAGATTTATCATTATTTAATCATATGAGTGTAGCAGAAAATATAGCTTTTAATAAGCAAATCTATGAAAAAAAGCATTATATGAATTGGAAAGAAGTCAAAAAATTAGTTTCTAAGCAATTAGAACAGATTGGTGTTGATCTGGACCTGGATGCACCTGTTGGTAGTTTATCTATTGCTAACCGTCAATTGACAGCTATTTCTAGAGCACTTATGTTAAATGCAAAAATTTTATTCATGGATGAACCAACTACAGCCTTAACGAAAACGGAAGTGGATCGCTTATTATCTATTGTTGTTGAACTGAAGAAAAAAGGGCTAGGTATTGTTTTTATTAGTCATAAGCTTAACGAAGTATTTGAAGTAGCAGACCAAATTACAATATTAAGAGACGGAATAAAAGTAGGAGATTTTGCAACAAATGAACTAAATGAGAAGAGTTTAAGTTTTTACATGACTGGTAGAGAAGTAGAATACCCTAAATATATAAGAAATGTAAAAGAAAACAAGCAATTACTGGAAGTAAAAGAATTGACTAAAAAAGATAACTACGAGAATATTAATTTCACCCTTAATAAAGGTGATATACTAGGAATTACCGGGTTATTAGGTTCAGGTAGAACAGAACTCGCTTTATCATTATTTGGTTTAAACAAACCTGATGAAGGCAAAATATTAATAGATAAAAAAGAAGTTGTAATTAAGAAACCAGAAAATGCAGTTGAATATGGTATTGCCTTATTGCCTGAAGATAGACATACCCAAGGATTATTCCTGAATCAAAGTATCAAAGAAAATGTAAGTTCAACAATATTAGATAGTCTGAAATCAAGTTTTGGATTCATCAATAAGAGTAAAAATACCAAATATGCAACAGATGTAGTGTATGGCATGAATGTTAATACAAAAAATATAAACTTATTATCCAAAAATCTATCAGGAGGAAACCAACAAAAAATTGTTATTGGAAAATGGGTAGTCAGAGAACCTAAAATTTTTATATTGGATTCTCCAACAGTTGGAATAGATATTGGTTCAAAAGCTGAAATATATAAAAAGATTCATGATTATGCTAATCAAGGTATGGGAGTTATCCTAATATCAGATGAAATAGAAGAAATTTTAGCAAATGCAAATAAATTATTGGTTATGTATAATGGTCATATTATTAAATCATATAACGAAGAAGAAATGCAAGATCCTAATATAAAAACAATACTTATAAATCAAATAAATAACCCAGTTAATATGGAGGTCTAAATAATATGGATAGTACAAAACAGGGTAATATAAAAATGAATAAGAGAAAATTGACGGATATGGAAAAATACTTACTTATTATTATGATTGGATATATCATATTAGTAAGTTTTGTCAATCCTATGTTTTTAAGTTTTGAAACATTATTTGATATGTTCAGAAGTGGTTCTGGAACTATGATATTAGCACTTGGAGTAATGATTGTGATTATATCTGGAGGGATTGATGTTTCATTTACTTCTATTGCAATCATTGGAGCATATTGTGCTATTAATTTAATGTTAAAATTCAATATTAACAATATTTATTTTGCATTCTTAGTATCAGGAAGTATAGGGATATTTTTAGGTTCTATTAATGCAATTATCATCTATTTTTTCAAATTGCCAACATTAATTGTAACTCTAGGTACATCAAGTGTATTCTATGGGTTTATGACAACATTTATTGGAACAAAATCTATTCCTCTAGCTCAAATGCCAAGTAGTCTTGTTGATTTTGGGTCTAAAAATATATTGACTCTATCAAGTGAACATGGTAATTATGGTTTATCAGTATTTATTATCATTATTGTGATCTTATTATTCATAACATGGTTCATAATGCAAAAAACAATGCTTGGAAGAAAAATAATTGCTATTGGAAATAATGAAGAGTTTGCGAAACGTATTGGTGTAAATATATTACAGACAAAATTGTTCATTTATTGTTATATGGGGCTGTTGTCAGGCATAATGGGAATTATTTACTTCAGTGATTTAAAAATAGTAAATCCCGTAACTTTAGTTGGTTCAGAACTCATGATTATTGCAGCAGTTGTTATTGGTGGTGTTAAATTAACAGGTGGACACGGTACCATATTAGGTACGGTACTTGGAGTATTATTAATTCAACTATTCAAAAGTACTTTGGTTTTCCTAGGTTTATCAACATCGTGGAACGATTTATTTATTGGATGCATCTTAATTTTTAGCGTATGCATTATATCATATAAAGAGAAATTAAGAAATCAAAAAGAATTAAGATTCAGTAACCAATAATCAAAAAGAGGAGATTGAAATATGGAAAATGTTCAACTAAAAAGTAGAATAGATATACTTCTAAAATATTCAAAAAAAGATGTAGGATTAAGTGTTTTAGGAATTGCAACTATAATGGTTACCTTTATTTTAAGCATCACTTTAGGAAAATCATTTTTTTCAATTAACAACTTTCAATCTATGATGTTTCAAATAAGTGAATTCGGTTTTTTAGCTTTAGGAATGTCTATTGCTATGTTAACTGGTGGAATAGATTTATCAATAGTATCCAATGCTGGTCTTTCAGGTGTACTAGCAGCATTTGTAATGTCAGGTAAAATTATTCCCATTACAGATAGTAATCAAATGTTCATTATTATTTTAGCAATAGTAGTTGCAATTACCAATTCAATATTATGCGGTTTAGTTAATGGAGTGTTGATTGCCAAAATATCAGTACCTCCAATTATTGCAACATTAGGTACAATGATATTATTTAATGGCATAGGTATGGCACTGACTAATGGGGAAAGTGTAGGATTATTAGTTGATGATTATTGGAAATTTGGTACATCTACAATAGGGGTAATACCGTATATTTTTATTATAATGGTAATAACTATGATTCTAATAAACATTTTCCTGTCCAAACATAAATTAGGTAAGCAAATATATCTAATTGGAGAGAATAAAATTGCATCATTATTTTCAGGACAAAATACTGAAAGAATAATTATTAGAATATATATGATTATAGGTTTTTTATCAGGTATTGCATCATTAATTATGATTTCACGTGTAAATTCTGCTCGTATGGGATTTGGTGATACTTATCAATTACAGGCTATTCTAGTTGCTGTATTAGCTGGTTATGATCCAAATGGAGGTAAAGGAAAAGTACTAGGAGTAGTCTTAGGTATTACATTACTACAATTTCTACAAAGTGCTTTTACTATATTAAATTTCACTCCATATTCAAAGAAACTGATATGGGGTTCTATGTTACTTATTGTCATGATCATAAATTATTTTTTAAATAAAGAAAGAAAGCCTAGAAAAGTAGCTGTCAAAGAAGTTTCTAAAAAATAGTATGATTTTAATATGGAGGTACTGTCATGGAATATAATAATATGTATAAGACAATATTAAATGAATTAGATCAAGTTTTTGATAGAATCAACTTAGATCAAGTTAGAGATTTAATTTCTGCCATAGAAAAACATAAAAGAATATTTCTAATGGGAGTAGGTCGTGAAGGATTAGCTACTAAAGGATTTGCAATGAGATTAATGCATTTTGGTAAAGAAGTTCATTGGTGTTGGGATGATACTACTCCAAGTGTTACAGAAGATGATTTATTTATATTCACATCCGGTTCTGGTGAAATAGGTCATATTCATTATGTAGTTGAAGAAGTAAAAAAGACTAATGCAACTATAGCCTTGATGACTGGTGTACCAGATAGAAAAACAGCTTTATTAGCAGATATTATAGTTTGGGTTCCAGCAAGTGTTTATAAAGGTAAAGATAATGTTGTACCATCTATACAACCCATGGGCAATTTATTTGAACAATCATTATTCATATTACTGGATATGATAATCATTATGTTAGTAGATAAATCAAATAATTCATTCAAAAAGATGTCTGTCAGACATAGAAACTTTGAATAATTAAGTAGAATTAGCTGATATACCAATATACAAAGCCTTTAAATATAGAGGCTTTTTTATTTTGTCTGTTCATATTAGATAAATCTCCAAGAATATAGGAAAATAGGGAAATTAAGACTGTTTTACATAAGCAGATATGAATAAAATATTATTTATGGGTAATATTATTATTAGAATTCATTATAGAATATGGTGTAAAATATGGAAAACATTAGTAGCACTCAAATTAAATCAAGTAATAAATTCCTAAACCATAATATTAAATTATGTGAAAATATAATTTCTAATGTTGATATTATAAAAAAGGGATTTGTTAATTGCGATGATATTATTATTAGAGATTTAAGTATTGGAGATAAATATAATCTAAAGGCAGCACTTATTTATATAGACGGAATGATTAATACTGAGGTAATTGAATTATCAATAATGAATAAGCTTAACAATTGTACTTGCAAGATTAGAAGCAAAGAATATTTCAAACATTTATTTGGTATTAATGATAAAGATGTAACATCTGAAATGGATGTTATTTTTAAATCAATTCTACAAGGTAAAGCCGTATTATTAATAGACAAAATTAATTTTGCTTTGGTATTGAATTTTGAGAATCCACCCAAAAGAGATATTAGTGAACCAAGTATAGAAATTAATATAAGAGGTCCTAGAGAAGGATTTACCGAGTCCTTGACTATCAATGTTTGTTTATTAAGAAAGAGAATCAAAAATATTGACTTGAAAGTGGAGCATTTCATTATTGGAAAACAAACTGAAACAGATCTGAAGATTGTCTATCTAGATAATATCACAGATAAAGAAATTGTCGATGAAGTTAGGACTAGAATCAAAAAAATAGATTTAGATTCTATAGTAGATACTTCAAATGTTGAGGAATGTATATCTGATGGTGGTACCTTTAATTTTATTCCAACAGCATTTCATACTGAGAAACCAGATACTGCTTCAAGG
The window above is part of the Vallitalea guaymasensis genome. Proteins encoded here:
- a CDS encoding ABC transporter substrate-binding protein translates to MKSMRMITIITIISLVLVQLTGCSVNNENKVATTVNEDNKEAGSKDKDITRVTIISPPIFSIYLSASPKDTTVVGINGRAFSTANEKVLAELYPGYKDINTSFINNEFVVNTEELLKLSPDIIFYYGDNQKNELDKLNVESVDMMINKDRDPEQMTIQWEKHLEEALDVSNENTIEKEWERSNNKADELLKDNSTKKKGLYIFSYINGKITASGNNSYGDNFFNKAGIENVAKDLQGCKEVSMEQIYEWNPDIVFIFLGMPATPIINNKATNQDWSLIQAYKDKAIYDIPQAVYSWGAPSADSPVMPLWLISKTYPDLMNRDDFITYLKGYYNRIYDIELNDTLVEDILKPKEVKGK
- a CDS encoding ABC transporter ATP-binding protein translates to MLLKLKNCYYSYKPNVPILKDISFTLDEGEILAIMGCNGIGKTTLLKCIAGILKWDKGTCIFNGQNTIDADRIKDIGYVPQARKLPFSYLVKDLVVFGRNGTHNYFQSPKKEDYDIVDDILNELGIYHIRNSYCNELSGGQLQMVFIAKALSSFPKLLILDEPESHLDFYNQFKVLHTISKLAKKQGISTIINSHYPNNVMKIANKCLVLSKDKYTCGDISSIMTEKTMKEYFYVNSKLIDLHYNNKNVPSFVFLGT
- a CDS encoding alpha/beta fold hydrolase: MKKKILILVSVIVLIIILIPILTGNLEKETLNQQTRARLEGSFIELSNGYTHYELKGPEDGKTIILVHGNAAPYFTWDNNIDALADAGFRVLRYDVYGHGYSDRPKLRKYDRELYDEQLVELKEKLNITGPVYMIGTSQGGCITTYFAASHPEEVEKVALLSPLFDTFPGKNRVNLLKTRFIGEYMMNVSGDKMLTDPSKVLYSDEKKQELTDKLKKQISFKGKKRAVLANMRGNAIDDATIYYEKLGEQEIPILLTWGENDKKNTKESMEKLQQLIPKIQYHEIEKASHLAHYEFPEVINKLLIDYLNQ
- a CDS encoding FecCD family ABC transporter permease — protein: MNIKKNSTMTSYKNVAFLVVILLIIVSCISLLVGRYDISISDIIKIFSAKINNSSLPDKLEISSYIIWDIRIPRIILAGMVGACIAIAGTCMQGLLQNPLVSPDVLGVSSGAGFGAALGIILTSNNLITIQILSFAFGITSMALVFLFSKGRKDQSILSIILSGIIVSSVFTSLISITKYVADAEEKLPAITFWLMGSFSNASYDQIKIIILPVMIGIVGLTILRWKINILSLGDDEAFTMGINPKRLRWIIIILCTVMVSSTVTVAGIIGWIGLVIPHICRKIIGYNHGYLVPLSGLTGAAFLIIVDCLARNISSSEIPIGILTALIGAPIFAFLFMYKRGEI
- a CDS encoding TetR/AcrR family transcriptional regulator → MAKFQRKTRQERETEIKEAALDVFVNKGYRNTTMEDIIAGTTLSKGGVYRYFSSPKEIMIAIMRDGNDVDNKFFREIRQEINSKEDICNLLADRSLDKILSTSPQKKLYLMFIYEILYDKKLENIFLGFEKQTFIQLENLFGDKISFFKDKNQEMNRLFMSRLINALLFVHALFSDKQILESNKDYLHKIFFDFYNEYL
- a CDS encoding MATE family efflux transporter codes for the protein MSENRKALLELNMGKLFMKLAVPGIIGMLAVGLYNMVDAIFVGQFVSGAGVGAITMAYNVVLVNQAILTLFATGAMSLLSRAIGEKDEETIDKLFGNVFIGVAILSVILTLVVYNFATPILHFLGARDDILVLGEKYIKIISLGFIVAGIGPALNMLIRGEGKMKSAMTIVFVGMVINIILDPIFIKVFDMGIEGAAIATVISQIIYLIGDLIYFKSGRSVIKLRKKSFRLSMDIMPKILSVGFSGMLMQFMSAIQLAILLRLMSSYGGNDSIIVLSSAQRIMMFAFIPMWGIGQGLQPVLGANYGAKQYARVKEAFSSFTKIATGISGVLWLLFMLLPKFILSWFITDQALVSSGANSFRMFLSVFVLYGFMITAITFFQALGKAGKAALIVMGRQVLFFIPISLILPLFMKETGVWLSLPIGDFLTISLAGIFTIGEFGILNRQIKGYKTELAK